In one window of Protaetiibacter larvae DNA:
- a CDS encoding holo-ACP synthase, producing MIVGLGVDVVDLARFERAVARTPRLRERLFAEGERLLPARSLAARFAAKEALIKALGDAEDVHWVDMVIESEANGNPSFAIDGPLAALLARRGIDAVHVSMSHDAGVAVATVVAERLP from the coding sequence GTGATCGTCGGGCTCGGCGTCGACGTGGTCGATCTGGCCCGATTCGAGCGCGCCGTCGCGCGAACGCCACGGCTGCGCGAGCGCCTGTTCGCCGAGGGCGAACGCCTGCTTCCGGCGCGATCGCTCGCGGCACGCTTCGCGGCCAAGGAGGCCCTCATCAAGGCTCTCGGGGACGCCGAAGACGTGCACTGGGTCGACATGGTGATCGAGAGCGAGGCGAACGGCAACCCCTCCTTCGCGATCGACGGTCCGCTCGCGGCACTGCTCGCGCGCCGCGGGATCGACGCCGTCCACGTGTCGATGAGCCACGACGCCGGGGTCGCCGTGGCGACGGTCGTCGCGGAGCGGCTGCCGTGA
- the alr gene encoding alanine racemase codes for MSVPLREARIHLDALAGNVEALGRRVAPAAVMVVVKADAYGHGMLPVAQGVVDAGADWLGVADLAEALALREAGIRTPVLAWLHGSPADFAAAAEADVDVAVSSAAQLEAAAAVGAAVHLKLDTGLSRNGVAPGDAEAVFARAATLEGAGAVRVRGIMSHLSGASRADDAVQRDTFATLVAAAEAAGLRPEVRHLAASLAALTSPDARFDLVRLGIAIYGVAPDASLDLAALGVRPVMELATQVAAVRRVPAGTGVSYGYVHRTGGETTLALVPLGYADGIPRHASDRAEVSIGGVRYPQVGRIAMDQFVVDVGDARVAVGDEVVVWGDPATGAPSAGEWADAAGTIGYEIVTRVGPRVRRVPVP; via the coding sequence GTGAGCGTCCCGCTGCGGGAGGCGCGCATCCACCTCGACGCGCTCGCCGGGAACGTGGAGGCCCTGGGTCGCCGGGTCGCTCCCGCCGCCGTCATGGTGGTCGTCAAGGCGGACGCCTACGGGCACGGGATGCTGCCGGTCGCGCAGGGGGTCGTCGACGCGGGTGCGGACTGGCTCGGCGTCGCCGACCTCGCTGAAGCGCTGGCGCTCCGCGAGGCGGGCATCCGGACGCCCGTGCTCGCCTGGTTGCACGGCTCGCCCGCCGACTTCGCGGCAGCCGCCGAGGCCGACGTCGATGTGGCGGTGAGCTCCGCAGCGCAGCTCGAGGCGGCGGCCGCGGTCGGCGCGGCCGTGCACCTCAAACTCGACACGGGGCTCAGCCGCAACGGTGTCGCGCCCGGCGACGCGGAGGCCGTGTTCGCGCGTGCCGCGACGCTCGAGGGGGCCGGAGCGGTCCGGGTGCGTGGCATCATGAGCCACCTCTCGGGCGCGAGCCGCGCCGACGACGCCGTCCAGCGCGACACCTTCGCGACGCTCGTCGCCGCGGCGGAGGCCGCCGGACTGCGGCCCGAGGTGCGTCACCTGGCCGCGAGCCTCGCCGCGCTCACCTCCCCCGACGCCCGGTTCGACCTCGTGCGCCTCGGCATCGCGATCTACGGCGTCGCGCCCGACGCCTCCCTCGATCTCGCCGCACTCGGGGTGCGTCCCGTCATGGAGCTCGCGACACAGGTGGCTGCGGTGCGACGGGTGCCCGCCGGCACCGGGGTCTCCTACGGCTACGTGCACCGCACCGGCGGTGAGACGACGCTCGCGCTCGTCCCGCTCGGCTATGCGGACGGCATCCCGCGCCACGCCTCGGATCGCGCCGAGGTGTCGATCGGCGGGGTGCGCTACCCCCAGGTGGGTCGCATCGCGATGGACCAGTTCGTGGTCGACGTCGGCGACGCCCGGGTCGCGGTGGGCGACGAAGTGGTCGTGTGGGGCGATCCGGCGACGGGCGCCCCGAGCGCCGGGGAGTGGGCGGACGCCGCGGGCACGATCGGCTACGAGATCGTCACGCGCGTCGGCCCGCGGGTGCGCAGGGTGCCGGTGCCGTGA
- the tsaE gene encoding tRNA (adenosine(37)-N6)-threonylcarbamoyltransferase complex ATPase subunit type 1 TsaE translates to MSASIELVVPDAEAMEALGARLAALLHAGDVVLLNGELGAGKTTLTRGLGAALGARGAITSPTFVLARTHPTASGVPLVHVDAYRLASAAEVDDLDLDLDGSITVVEWGADKLDGAIDSWLALDIERPHGGDPASDDAPRHVRLTPHGPRWDGLRLPPET, encoded by the coding sequence GTGAGTGCGTCGATCGAGCTCGTCGTCCCGGATGCGGAGGCGATGGAGGCGCTCGGCGCGCGCCTCGCGGCGCTGCTGCACGCGGGCGATGTCGTGCTGCTGAACGGCGAACTGGGCGCGGGCAAGACGACGCTCACCCGCGGGCTGGGTGCCGCACTGGGCGCGCGGGGCGCGATCACGAGCCCGACCTTCGTGCTCGCCCGCACCCATCCCACCGCCTCCGGGGTGCCCCTCGTGCACGTCGACGCGTACCGACTCGCCTCGGCCGCCGAGGTGGACGACCTCGACCTCGACCTGGACGGCTCCATCACGGTCGTGGAGTGGGGTGCGGACAAGCTCGACGGCGCGATCGACTCGTGGCTCGCGCTCGACATCGAGCGCCCCCACGGGGGTGATCCCGCATCCGACGACGCGCCCCGTCACGTGCGTCTCACCCCTCACGGCCCCCGGTGGGACGGACTCCGGCTCCCGCCCGAGACATAG
- the tsaB gene encoding tRNA (adenosine(37)-N6)-threonylcarbamoyltransferase complex dimerization subunit type 1 TsaB, whose product MLLAIDTSTGTSVAVVDRERGVLAVRTSADTRGHAELIGTFIEAVLDEARVVPVRLEAVAVGMGPGPFTGLRVGIAAARVFALGIARPVLPVVSHDAVAFGQQDGVLVVTDARRRELAWSRYAAPSSDGLPRRLAGPALVLAADIDPIAAEPGYRRIDAATIDAGALGRLALALRDAGAETGPAEPVYLRAPDVTLSVPKRVSS is encoded by the coding sequence GTGCTGCTGGCGATCGACACCTCCACGGGGACGAGCGTCGCGGTCGTCGACCGTGAGCGCGGGGTGCTCGCGGTGCGCACGAGCGCCGACACCCGTGGGCACGCGGAACTGATCGGCACCTTCATCGAGGCGGTGCTCGACGAGGCGCGCGTGGTGCCCGTGCGGCTCGAGGCGGTCGCGGTCGGCATGGGACCGGGGCCGTTCACCGGGCTGCGGGTCGGCATCGCGGCCGCGCGGGTCTTCGCGCTCGGCATCGCGCGTCCCGTGCTGCCGGTCGTCTCGCACGACGCGGTCGCGTTCGGGCAGCAGGACGGGGTGCTCGTCGTGACGGATGCCCGCCGCCGCGAGCTCGCCTGGTCGCGGTACGCGGCCCCCTCATCCGACGGGCTCCCGCGACGACTCGCGGGACCGGCCCTCGTGCTCGCTGCCGACATCGACCCGATCGCGGCCGAACCGGGCTACCGGCGCATCGACGCCGCCACGATCGACGCGGGCGCCCTGGGACGGCTCGCGCTCGCGCTGCGCGATGCGGGCGCCGAGACGGGACCCGCCGAGCCCGTCTACCTGCGCGCCCCCGACGTCACGCTCTCGGTGCCGAAGCGGGTGAGCTCGTGA
- the rimI gene encoding ribosomal protein S18-alanine N-acetyltransferase: protein MSWELRAATASDLDAIDALEQATFPSDAWSREMLADELGGPHRVYFVAVDEADAVLGYAGLLAPRGGGQGDIQTIAVAEPARRRGIGAALLDALVAEARARDAHEVFLEVRADNPGAEALYASRGFARIGVRPNYYQPDGVDAVIMKLTLPVAENRASWSIHHA, encoded by the coding sequence GTGAGCTGGGAGCTGCGCGCGGCCACCGCATCCGACCTCGATGCGATCGACGCGCTCGAGCAGGCCACCTTCCCGAGTGACGCCTGGTCGCGCGAGATGCTCGCCGACGAGCTCGGCGGTCCGCATCGCGTGTACTTCGTCGCGGTCGACGAGGCGGACGCCGTGCTCGGCTACGCGGGTCTGCTGGCCCCGCGCGGCGGTGGCCAGGGCGACATCCAGACCATCGCCGTCGCGGAGCCCGCGCGCCGTCGCGGCATCGGGGCGGCCCTGCTCGATGCCCTGGTGGCGGAGGCGCGCGCCCGCGACGCCCACGAGGTGTTCCTCGAGGTGCGCGCCGACAACCCGGGCGCCGAGGCCCTCTACGCCTCTCGCGGCTTCGCGCGCATCGGCGTGCGTCCGAACTACTACCAGCCCGACGGGGTCGACGCCGTCATCATGAAGCTCACCCTCCCGGTGGCCGAGAATCGGGCGAGCTGGTCGATTCACCATGCCTGA
- the tsaD gene encoding tRNA (adenosine(37)-N6)-threonylcarbamoyltransferase complex transferase subunit TsaD: MPETTRSRDSRGSLVLGIETSCDETGIGIVRGNELLANVIASSMDEHARYGGVVPEIAARAHLEALTPAIREALATAGVALDELDAIAVTSGPGLAGALMVGVGAAKALAVSLGKPLYAVNHLVGHVGADVLRHDPLVGEGALELPTIALLVSGGHTSLLLVRDLVSDVELLGETIDDAAGEAFDKVARLLGLPYPGGPEIDRAAATGDPAAYRFPRGLTAPKDLVRHRFDFSFSGLKTAVARTVEASRDAGIEPPVADVAASFREAVVDVLVTKALDACRELGVPRLLLGGGVIANRRLREVAAERCAAAGVTLRIPPLSLCTDNGAMIAALAAQLIAAGHAPSGLGFGADSTLPVTTIQA, translated from the coding sequence ATGCCTGAGACGACCAGGTCGCGCGATTCCCGGGGCAGTCTCGTGCTCGGGATCGAGACGAGCTGCGACGAGACCGGGATCGGCATCGTGCGCGGCAACGAGCTGCTCGCCAACGTCATCGCCTCGTCGATGGACGAGCACGCTCGCTACGGCGGCGTCGTGCCCGAGATCGCGGCGCGCGCGCATCTCGAGGCGCTCACCCCCGCCATCCGCGAGGCGCTCGCGACCGCCGGAGTCGCGCTCGACGAGCTCGACGCGATCGCGGTGACGAGCGGCCCGGGGCTCGCCGGGGCGCTCATGGTCGGCGTCGGCGCCGCCAAGGCGCTCGCGGTGTCGCTCGGCAAGCCGCTCTACGCCGTCAACCACCTCGTCGGGCACGTCGGGGCGGACGTGCTGCGCCACGATCCGCTCGTCGGGGAGGGCGCGCTCGAGCTGCCGACGATCGCCCTGCTCGTCTCGGGCGGGCACACCTCGCTGCTGCTCGTGCGCGACCTCGTCTCGGATGTCGAGCTGCTCGGGGAGACGATCGACGACGCCGCGGGTGAGGCCTTCGACAAGGTGGCGCGGCTCCTCGGCCTGCCCTACCCGGGAGGGCCGGAGATCGACCGGGCCGCCGCGACGGGAGACCCCGCCGCCTACCGCTTCCCCCGCGGGCTCACCGCCCCCAAGGATCTCGTGCGGCATCGCTTCGACTTCTCCTTCTCGGGGCTCAAGACCGCGGTCGCGCGCACCGTCGAGGCGTCCCGGGATGCCGGGATCGAGCCGCCGGTCGCCGACGTCGCCGCGAGCTTCCGCGAGGCCGTCGTCGATGTGCTCGTGACGAAGGCGCTCGACGCATGCCGGGAGCTCGGGGTGCCGCGGCTGCTGCTCGGGGGCGGGGTGATCGCCAACCGGCGGCTCCGCGAGGTCGCCGCGGAGCGCTGCGCCGCCGCGGGGGTGACCCTGCGCATCCCTCCGCTCTCGCTGTGCACGGACAACGGCGCGATGATCGCCGCGCTCGCCGCCCAGCTCATCGCGGCCGGGCACGCCCCATCGGGCCTCGGCTTCGGTGCCGACTCGACGCTGCCGGTCACGACCATCCAGGCCTGA
- a CDS encoding DUF4190 domain-containing protein — protein sequence MSDPVIPTADEPPVNPYVAANPAVAPPAPLAPPAPMPAPPAPGLVPYTVHGPAYASAGRTNTLAILSLVFSLGAILVSFAAIAGVVCGHLALAQIKARGERGSGLAIAGLVVGYLFIGIAIVGIAFWLWVLTTAGSLF from the coding sequence ATGAGCGACCCCGTGATCCCGACGGCAGACGAGCCGCCCGTGAACCCGTACGTGGCCGCGAATCCCGCCGTCGCGCCGCCTGCGCCGCTGGCGCCGCCCGCGCCGATGCCGGCACCTCCGGCACCCGGGCTCGTGCCGTACACGGTGCACGGCCCGGCCTACGCGAGCGCAGGGCGGACGAACACGCTCGCGATCCTGTCGCTCGTGTTCTCCCTCGGGGCGATCCTGGTCAGCTTCGCGGCGATCGCGGGCGTCGTGTGCGGCCACCTCGCGCTCGCGCAGATCAAGGCGCGCGGCGAGCGCGGCAGCGGTCTCGCGATCGCGGGACTCGTCGTGGGGTACCTGTTCATCGGCATCGCGATCGTCGGGATCGCGTTCTGGCTGTGGGTGCTCACCACGGCGGGCAGCTTGTTCTGA
- a CDS encoding class I SAM-dependent methyltransferase, with translation MTPEELRALLSPEGLRLLEGVGPVDAGADVVRLVSRLRAAGHDPVLVAAVLSQARLRTRARAKFHAFADRMLFTADGLEQATRLQVAAQHAGRFARAGITSVADLGCGIGADALALASLGIRVLAVEQDETTAALAAFNLAPFPDARVVHGDALALPLDGIEGLWLDPARRGGGRRLSDPADWSPPLGAVFALAAERPTGVKLGPGIDRELIPEGSEAQWISVDREVVELVVWSGAVARAGVGRAALLLGDGRAAELTAPADSPDADPGPLGEYLVEPDGAVIRARLIGELARQLGGRMIDPTIAWITSDTEPATPFGQAFRVREALPLDERKLRGALRERGIGALEIKKRGVDVDPAALRSRLGLSGPGSATLILTRVGGRRSAVLADRV, from the coding sequence ATGACGCCCGAGGAGTTGCGCGCCCTGCTGTCGCCGGAGGGTCTGCGGCTGCTCGAGGGGGTCGGGCCGGTGGATGCGGGTGCCGACGTCGTGCGTCTCGTGTCGCGACTGCGTGCGGCCGGCCACGACCCGGTGCTCGTGGCCGCGGTGCTCAGCCAGGCGCGACTGCGCACCCGCGCGCGCGCCAAGTTCCACGCCTTCGCCGACCGGATGCTGTTCACCGCCGACGGGCTCGAGCAGGCCACCCGCCTGCAGGTCGCCGCCCAGCACGCAGGCCGCTTCGCGCGGGCCGGCATCACCTCCGTCGCCGATCTCGGCTGCGGAATCGGCGCCGACGCGCTCGCCCTCGCGAGCCTCGGCATCCGCGTGCTCGCCGTCGAGCAGGACGAGACGACCGCTGCCCTCGCCGCGTTCAACCTCGCGCCGTTCCCGGACGCGCGCGTCGTGCACGGCGACGCCCTCGCGCTGCCGCTCGACGGCATCGAGGGGCTCTGGCTGGACCCCGCGCGCCGGGGAGGCGGACGCCGTCTCAGCGATCCCGCCGACTGGTCGCCGCCGCTGGGCGCGGTGTTCGCGCTCGCCGCGGAGCGGCCGACCGGCGTCAAGCTCGGCCCGGGGATCGATCGCGAACTGATCCCCGAGGGGAGCGAGGCGCAATGGATCTCGGTCGACCGCGAGGTCGTCGAGCTCGTGGTGTGGAGCGGCGCGGTCGCGCGCGCCGGCGTCGGCCGGGCCGCGCTGCTGCTCGGCGACGGGCGAGCCGCGGAGCTCACCGCGCCCGCCGATAGCCCCGACGCCGACCCGGGCCCGCTCGGCGAGTACCTCGTCGAGCCGGACGGCGCCGTCATCCGTGCGCGGCTCATCGGCGAACTCGCCCGGCAGCTCGGAGGGCGCATGATCGACCCGACCATCGCCTGGATTACGAGCGACACGGAGCCGGCGACACCGTTCGGTCAGGCCTTCCGGGTGCGCGAGGCGCTGCCCCTGGACGAGCGCAAGCTCCGTGGCGCCCTGCGCGAGCGCGGCATCGGCGCCCTGGAGATCAAGAAGCGCGGCGTCGACGTCGACCCCGCCGCCCTGCGTTCGAGGCTCGGCCTGTCGGGACCGGGGTCGGCGACCCTCATCCTCACCCGCGTCGGCGGGCGACGCAGCGCGGTCCTCGCCGACCGGGTGTGA
- the groES gene encoding co-chaperone GroES, producing the protein MSVSIKPLEDRIVIKQVEAEQVTASGLVIPDTAKEKPQEGEVVAVGPGRIDDNGNRVPLDVAVGDKVIYSKYGGTEVKFGGEDYLVLSARDVLAVVVR; encoded by the coding sequence GTGTCGGTCTCCATCAAGCCGCTCGAAGATCGCATCGTCATCAAGCAGGTCGAAGCCGAGCAGGTCACCGCGTCGGGTCTCGTGATCCCGGACACCGCCAAGGAGAAGCCGCAGGAGGGCGAGGTCGTCGCCGTCGGTCCCGGTCGCATCGACGACAACGGCAACCGCGTGCCCCTCGACGTCGCCGTCGGCGACAAGGTCATCTACTCGAAGTACGGCGGCACCGAGGTCAAGTTCGGTGGCGAGGACTACCTCGTGCTCTCCGCCCGCGACGTGCTGGCGGTCGTCGTCCGCTGA
- the rarD gene encoding EamA family transporter RarD — protein MTDPTPVPARRVGGQGIGLVFSISAYGVWGFLPGFFLLLAPASPWEIVAFRILMSLVFCAILLTVTRGWRAFLELARQPRVLGAMALAGVLIYINWQVFVLATLGGHVVEGSLGYFINPVITVALGVVLLRERLRPLQWVAVGVSVIAILVIALGYGAFPWIALALALSFGFYGFIKKRVGGQVDAVSGLTLETVWLTPVAIVQLVVTGVTVGLTFGTVSPVHTLLMVATGVITATPLLLFAAAARRLPLVALGLTQYLAPILQFLTGVFLLNEPMPLGRWIGFALVWLSLVLLTVDMVRAARASRRASVPVA, from the coding sequence GTGACCGACCCGACGCCCGTCCCCGCCCGCCGCGTCGGAGGCCAGGGCATCGGCCTCGTTTTCTCGATCTCGGCCTACGGCGTCTGGGGGTTCCTGCCCGGCTTCTTCCTGCTGCTCGCCCCGGCGAGCCCGTGGGAGATCGTCGCCTTCCGCATCCTGATGTCGCTCGTGTTCTGCGCGATCCTGCTCACCGTCACCCGCGGTTGGCGAGCGTTCCTGGAGCTCGCGCGGCAGCCTCGCGTGCTCGGCGCGATGGCGCTCGCGGGCGTGCTGATCTACATCAACTGGCAGGTGTTCGTGCTCGCCACCCTCGGCGGCCACGTCGTGGAGGGTTCACTCGGCTACTTCATCAACCCGGTCATCACCGTCGCCCTCGGCGTGGTGCTGCTGCGTGAGCGGCTGCGGCCGCTGCAGTGGGTCGCGGTGGGCGTCTCGGTCATCGCGATCCTGGTGATCGCGCTCGGCTACGGCGCCTTCCCCTGGATCGCCCTCGCGCTCGCCCTCTCGTTCGGCTTCTACGGCTTCATCAAGAAGCGCGTGGGAGGGCAGGTGGATGCCGTGAGCGGACTCACCCTCGAGACCGTGTGGCTCACCCCGGTGGCGATCGTGCAGCTCGTCGTCACGGGCGTGACCGTCGGACTCACCTTCGGCACCGTCAGCCCCGTCCACACCCTGCTCATGGTCGCGACGGGCGTCATCACGGCGACGCCGCTGCTGCTGTTCGCGGCGGCCGCCCGCCGCCTGCCGCTCGTGGCGCTCGGCCTCACCCAGTACCTCGCACCGATCCTGCAGTTCCTCACGGGCGTGTTCCTCCTGAACGAACCCATGCCGCTCGGGCGCTGGATCGGCTTCGCGCTCGTCTGGCTCTCCCTCGTGCTGCTCACGGTCGACATGGTGCGCGCGGCCCGCGCGAGCCGCCGCGCCTCCGTCCCCGTCGCCTGA
- a CDS encoding ABC transporter substrate-binding protein: MSRERTPRTRRLLAAAAVVAAALAGCTAAPMPTPSTPTPTPTSIPPSGDGVLRIGTLFPTTGAAAFLGGAQVAGVNAAIREINAAGGVFGKPVEVVNRDSGDASTETAEASFAAFLEKGVDVVIGPSSSVLAERLLPKAVEAGIPFISPAATYPGLTEADAENVFSRTIPSYPLQGVLLGSLLPERKAEQVALVAAADGVSASLAAPLEASLTANGGELVASVSVAGTAGVAAAVAEVVKAKPDAVVLATPDNGELTLALITALSAAKLGGGALWLTSQNLADYSQALPAGLLTGANGVLEGVQPDDAFIARLRQEDPGLAEVRYAAEAYDATVIAALAALVAGDDGGRSIAPQVAKATRDGIRCTSFGECADVLADEPDIAYEGIAGALRLDDAGDPTSASYGLFVYDAANRYARQGSAVG, from the coding sequence ATGTCGCGCGAGCGCACGCCCCGCACCCGCCGCCTGCTCGCCGCCGCGGCTGTCGTCGCAGCCGCACTCGCGGGCTGCACGGCGGCCCCCATGCCGACCCCGTCGACGCCCACCCCGACGCCGACCTCGATCCCGCCGAGCGGCGACGGGGTTCTGCGGATCGGCACGCTCTTCCCCACCACGGGCGCCGCCGCGTTCCTCGGCGGGGCGCAGGTGGCCGGCGTCAACGCCGCCATCCGCGAGATCAACGCCGCGGGCGGCGTGTTCGGCAAGCCCGTCGAGGTGGTCAACCGCGATTCGGGCGATGCGAGCACCGAGACCGCGGAGGCCTCGTTCGCCGCGTTCCTCGAGAAGGGGGTGGATGTCGTCATCGGCCCCTCCTCGTCGGTGCTCGCGGAGCGCCTGCTGCCGAAGGCCGTCGAGGCGGGCATCCCGTTCATCTCCCCGGCCGCCACCTACCCGGGGCTCACGGAGGCGGATGCCGAGAACGTCTTCTCGCGCACCATCCCGAGCTACCCGCTCCAGGGTGTGCTGCTGGGATCGCTGCTGCCGGAGAGGAAGGCCGAGCAGGTGGCGCTCGTCGCCGCCGCCGACGGCGTCTCCGCATCGCTCGCGGCACCTCTCGAGGCGTCGCTCACGGCCAACGGCGGCGAACTGGTCGCCTCGGTCAGCGTCGCCGGCACGGCGGGGGTGGCCGCCGCCGTCGCCGAGGTCGTGAAGGCGAAGCCGGATGCCGTGGTGCTCGCCACCCCCGACAACGGCGAGCTCACCCTCGCCCTCATCACGGCGCTGAGCGCCGCGAAGCTCGGCGGCGGCGCACTCTGGCTGACCAGCCAGAACCTGGCCGACTACTCGCAGGCGCTCCCCGCCGGACTGCTGACGGGTGCCAACGGCGTGCTCGAGGGGGTGCAGCCCGACGACGCGTTCATCGCCCGGCTGCGGCAGGAGGATCCGGGTCTCGCGGAGGTGCGCTACGCCGCGGAGGCCTACGACGCGACCGTCATCGCGGCGCTCGCGGCGCTCGTCGCGGGCGACGACGGGGGCCGCTCGATCGCGCCGCAGGTGGCGAAGGCGACGCGTGACGGCATCCGCTGCACGAGCTTCGGGGAGTGCGCGGATGTGCTCGCCGACGAACCCGACATCGCCTACGAGGGAATCGCGGGTGCACTCCGCCTCGACGATGCGGGGGATCCGACGAGCGCCAGCTATGGACTCTTCGTCTACGACGCCGCGAACCGGTACGCGCGCCAGGGCTCAGCGGTCGGTTGA
- a CDS encoding branched-chain amino acid ABC transporter substrate-binding protein, with protein MKGFKKASIVAAIGVSAALILTACGTTGGDGGGGDGGKSGETFKIAYQGPLSGDNAAYGTYATAGIEVALADYKKAYPDGPNVEVVYGDSQGDPAQAPAIATDFINDEALLGVTGPAFSGETNATGPAYAEAGLVTVSMSATNPTLSENGWATFHRVVAPDSAQGPAAAALMTNTLGYTKVYLVDDSSDYGVGLGDQIKATLGDVLIGSDKVQVGDTDFSATVTKVKDSGAEAIYYAGYAPEAALFLKQLRDGGYEGVFLSGDGTVDAAFLTAGDFTEGSILTFPGILDAGDEFTAKWEALSGDKGEIGAYTLEAYDAAWVLLSGIGEGNTTRADLLKWVNAYDADGLTKHIKFTSTGEIDGASGVYYYTVEGGKTVLGGPAE; from the coding sequence ATGAAGGGATTCAAGAAGGCTTCGATCGTCGCGGCGATCGGTGTCTCCGCGGCACTCATCCTGACCGCTTGCGGTACCACGGGCGGTGACGGCGGCGGCGGCGACGGCGGCAAGAGCGGCGAGACGTTCAAGATCGCGTACCAGGGTCCGCTCTCCGGCGACAACGCCGCCTACGGCACCTACGCGACCGCCGGCATCGAGGTCGCCCTCGCCGACTACAAGAAGGCCTACCCGGACGGCCCCAACGTGGAGGTCGTCTACGGCGACTCCCAGGGCGACCCGGCACAGGCTCCCGCCATCGCCACCGACTTCATCAACGACGAGGCCCTCCTCGGTGTCACGGGCCCCGCCTTCTCGGGTGAGACCAACGCGACCGGCCCGGCCTACGCCGAAGCCGGCCTCGTGACGGTGTCGATGTCGGCCACCAACCCGACCCTCTCCGAGAACGGCTGGGCGACCTTCCACCGCGTCGTCGCGCCCGACTCGGCGCAGGGCCCGGCGGCCGCCGCGCTCATGACGAACACCCTCGGCTACACGAAGGTCTACCTCGTCGACGACTCGAGCGACTACGGCGTGGGCCTGGGCGACCAGATCAAGGCCACCCTGGGCGACGTCCTCATCGGCTCGGACAAGGTGCAGGTCGGCGACACCGACTTCTCCGCCACCGTGACCAAGGTCAAGGACTCGGGCGCCGAGGCGATCTACTACGCGGGCTACGCCCCGGAGGCCGCCCTCTTCCTGAAGCAGCTCCGTGACGGCGGCTACGAGGGCGTGTTCCTCTCGGGCGACGGCACGGTCGACGCGGCGTTCCTCACCGCGGGCGACTTCACCGAGGGCTCGATCCTCACCTTCCCCGGCATCCTCGACGCGGGTGACGAGTTCACCGCCAAGTGGGAGGCGCTCTCGGGCGACAAGGGCGAGATCGGCGCCTACACCCTCGAGGCGTACGACGCCGCGTGGGTGCTGCTCTCCGGCATCGGCGAGGGCAACACCACCCGTGCCGACCTGCTCAAGTGGGTCAACGCGTACGACGCGGACGGCCTGACCAAGCACATCAAGTTCACCTCCACCGGTGAGATCGATGGCGCGTCGGGCGTCTACTACTACACGGTCGAGGGCGGCAAGACCGTCCTCGGAGGACCGGCCGAGTGA